The Capricornis sumatraensis isolate serow.1 chromosome 15, serow.2, whole genome shotgun sequence DNA segment aaatacagatttCAATTTCAGCCCTCTATCATCGTGTATACCCCCTTTAAGATTTATATTTATCATCACAGCAAGCTTTCTGTAACACTCATTGGATTAGGTAAGGATCAGGTCAATCATCTTTGTCAACGTGTTAATCTTCAAAAATAGGCTATAAAAGTGCAAAACTAGGAAAACAAAACTCTCGATTATGTACATATGGCTCAGCTTGTGAACAGAAAGAAAGGTCAATAGTGTACACTTTCCCGATACAAAGCACTTCATCACGATGCCAGCAGTCAGCTCAGAGAGGTCTCCCTTCTCATCTGGGAGTTAAGACTTTTCCATCAAGTCAGCGTCGTGTTGCATAAtgagaacaaacaaacaagaaatcagGATTCTTTGAGGACATTACCCTTGTTCTaatggagaagggcaaggcaagaAAAATTAACAGTGcaaatttatttctgaaacagTTTTCTTAATAAAGTGTGTTGTGGTCACTAAACCTAGGTGCTGCTGAAAACACTCAGCCATGGACAGTGGATTAAGAGAACAGAAATGTAATAAAACATTTAGTAAGCCAGCTGGTGGCTAGTCTCTCTTTAAAACCCAAATTGTCATGTACACTGAGAAGATGGTGCTGCCTCCAAACCACCAAAAATGGGAAGACAACTGGGGTCTCAAGACCAGTGATGTCCCCGGAGCACCAGGAGCCTCAGTGAGCACTCCTACACAATTCACGTGTCTGTAATTAACCTGAGTGTGTCCACAGTCAACCCAAGGGACGCGCCAGACACACCAAGACTACCAGAGGCAAACCTAAAATTTACCCCTcaactttcatttaaaaactgCTTCCAATATACGTAAATCACATGTATAATTTagcctttatatttttatataactaATTCAGGCAAACGCCAGAATTTTCCAACAAAAATGATTCATTGGATAGAAAACTAAGTAACTCCACAAATAATTCGGTACGTTTACTGAGTGTGTGGCTGGCCTAGAGGAAATGCTTCTCTATAGATACACACACTTAAAACTCCCCCCACCAATCCCCCGAGAAGAGGATTCCATGGGTCTGGGTCTGCCTCAGACGACCTTCCAAAATTTGCAATAGAAGGGCACCAACTACAGAAAGGCTGGTCTTGGTATGTGCAGCACATATCCATTCATAGACGGTCGATGTTTCCGTTAACAATTCCATTAAGACAACAGACAGCAGAGGATTTAACATAATACAAAtcattgagattaaaaaaaaaaaaaccgtacATTTTAGATGAAAGAGGACAAATAGCAGAAAAGAGCTCAGAGTGATGAGCAACATCAGAGGAGAAGAGCACACACAGGATTTAAACAAGCAGGTTTACAACATATATCTACAAATTTTTTACCTGAGGTGCAAGCGTTATATactttctccccaccccaccccccaacccaaaTGATTTCTTTTCAGCAGCGCTcaagtatgcaaaaaaaaaaaaaaaaaaactccatttcTTATTTGGTCAAttctaaaaatcatatttttcggGGCAAAACAGAGATGATGTCCAGTCTCTATTTGTGTACAACCCAACTCTTCCAACTATAGTTTTTATTGCTATTTGGTACAAAAGTTAACAACTTTACAAAACCGTAGTGTTCCTTTATGTGTTATATATACAGTACAATCACAGCTTATTTCAGTAGCTTTCAACATTTGCTTTTTCAAAGGATGAACTAATTTAATTTCATGGAGAGTACACATTTATATCCATCAAgacctaagggggaaaaaaaaggtttaaaacatGATTAGAATAAAACTAAATACAGTttacaaaagttttttaaaagtgtaaCAAATACACAGAACTAAAAAGGTCTAGAAATGCAATGAGTTCCATTTAAGCTTAAATTTTTAACCAAGTCTCGGGAGTCTGAATAAATAAGCTGCACCATTTAGGATATGCTCACGTACAATGAACAGTGATTTAATGAAGATGATTTAACCAACAAGAATTTACATCAGATACAGGTGTCAAGTCAGCTGCCTCCTATAGGAAACTCTGGAAATTTATACctaacaaaaggaaaatatatggcACAGACCACAGGTATTTAAGACAAGACTCAATAATAACCTCCTCCATGAGAAGGACAGGGCACAAAACACGTGTAACACTGTTTGGCCAACGTCTATGGAGTTTTACAGCTGAAATTCCCAGCCCTGGGCCAGGCACCACCTCAGCACTGCTCAGGGTGGACGTCAGGGACAGAGGTCAGGTGGGCATAAAGGTATGAACCACAGCGCAGAGGGAGCGTGAACAGCGAAGGCCCAGCTCCCCGCAAACATGCTACAGAAATACATGAGCTTAAGCACCAGAACAAGGTCGTTTGGCCAGGAGGGTGTGGAAAGGATGTTCCAGAGTAGAGAGAAAGGCAAGCAGAGAAGCCCAGAGGCGGGAGCTGGTCACATACACGACAGGCCCCACTTGCTGCTACACACAGTGCAAATAACCACCCATAAATCGTGTTTATGTTTCAAGGCAGAGTGGATCTAATCCCATTTCTGCGATGATGCCAGCCTCATACCACTGGCATCACCTGAGCGGGAAAGAAGGACGCAGACGGACAGGCCCATGTGCTCCAGGGAAAACTGCAAGGAGAGACTCTGCCCTGGTCcacgtgtctctctctctgaatcCAGATCTCGCAGGCGCTGGGTCAAGAGTCTGCTCCACGAGGATATGGTAGTGATTACCAGAACGAGAGCTGTCTGGGAGGGGATGAAATCTGTCCATGAGCCCCAGTCTTTCCAGTCACTTTATTGTTAACTCTCACACAGATGCCATGCCCTCTGCCCAAACTTGGAAGTAACTAAATCAACATGTGCACAACTCCAAGAGCACCACCTGAAGCTTCGGGGTAGCCACCACTAGATACACCTGCCGTGTGAACCAGAAAGTCAAAATAAACCTCCTTGCTCTGTCccgctgctgctcctgctaagggTTTATAAGGGTTTTGAACAAGCACTTAAACTGGAGGGGTGGGGCCCAGGCCTTGGATTTTGCAGACCGAGGACCAAAAAACAGAGGAAGGTGCTGGGCAAGTTACATAAGCCAAGTCTCAGTCTCCACATCTGTAAAGGGGGCACAGAGTCTCCTAACTCAGGAATTTGCAAACTTTTCCTATAACTGGCTAGACAGCTCTCGGCTTTGCAGACAATGAAGCCCCTGTCACAATGatccatttctgcttttgtgGCCCCAGGAAGCCACAGACGATCTAAAGGAAAGGAAGTGgctgtgtcccaataaaactttattaacaaaAACTGATGGCAGGCAGTTGGCCTAAGGCTCTAAGAAGGACTAAACTAGCTCATGATGATAAACAATTCATTCAACCCCTAGCATGAAATAAACCCTCAGTAAATTTCAGTTGCTTTTGCTACTTTACCATGATCACCACTGATATCCAGATACCCTGAGGGCTGTTTTAAAAACACTTCAAAATTCAAGTTAAAAGCAATTTTACTTTGTGATATTATACTGGGTAAGTTACATGGTTTGTTTTCAATcaggtaaaaccaatacagtgtatgTGCTCACCTTTCATCCCCCAAACAGGAAATCAAGTTTTCTTGTCATTTGGTCGATAATGTGCGTTCCCAATAAAATTCTCATAGTTTCTCTTTTGTAGCATGCTGCTAGATAAGTGTTGATAGGATACAGGCCTTTTTCCtgattggaggaaaaaaaagtgtaaacGGGCATTTAGAATTAAGCTTAACAATGTGTGGGTTGTCAGAAGTCAATTTTCAAAATTCCTGATAAAGTGACCAGAACACATATGATCCACATGTATTATAAAGTTAGTTACAAGGTAAAATGTTAATTGCCAGGAAGACATTTCTTAGCTTAGAATTTTAAAGTCACTAAATGGTAAAATTATCTAAGTGCtactaaaaattaaaagccaaaatGGCAACATATTTTAAGCCTTTGTGTATCATGAACCAAAACTGtgtggaggaggggagaaaaagacCGATTTACTTGCAACACACAGCCTTTTCTCTTCAAGTGAAAGACACAATTATGACTCATGTCCATTTTAAATGCAGAGTGGGGGGAAAGGGACACTTCTAATCAAAAGGCTGcagagattatttttttcatcaaaatttttataaaagtcaCTGGACTGTGTGAAAGAGAGTGTTTTCTAATTAGCTATCCCCCGATCAACTGACATCAAGCCATCTTTGATACAGACTGTCACCACCCAGAACCTTTCATTTCAAATTAATACAAACGGGGATGTTTAAAATGGATGCGTCCCTTTGGGCGCAGAAACCTGCAGAGCTTATAATCAGGGAAGGTACTGCGGTTTCACCGAGCAGGACAGGTCCCCACACCTGTCTCACCCACTCTCACAGACTCGGCTGTGTGCTAGACACGTCCGATGCAGCAAGGGCTTTAAAACCGCCTCTGCGGGGACAAGGGCCTTCAAGGTACCTGTGGGCATCGGGGGAGCAACACGGGGAAGACTGCGCTCTAACATTCACTTCAGGCTGAGCCCTGGCCAAAACCGGCAGCGCGGTTCCCTAGGTCTGGACACCAAAGGGACCCAGCAGCCTGGGAAGGGCCTGGCGCGCCCACAGAGCGCTTGCGAGGGGCCCCGAGCCCGCTATACGGGCGCCCGACCCGCGCTGATCACAGGGGCGGGCAGGCTGCGCGCCCTGCCATGCACGCGGGCTAGGCGTCAAGGACACCTGACTCGGCACTGCAAGGGGGTACAGCCCCTGGGCCCCGCTGCCCTCGGCCCAGCCCAGCAGGAGCTGGAAAAGGGGCCGCTGCGCCAgggccctccccctgcccccctagGGTCCCCCGAGGACGCCCACCTTccagcgcggcggcggcggcggcgggcgcgcaGGGTAGCAGCGCGGCGAAGGCGGGcccgggcgcggggcgcgggcgcGCGGGGGGCGCGGGCGGCGCGCAGGCGCACTCGGGCGGCAGCAGGGACGCCAGCCCGCGCACCACGCGGTACTGCGGCAGCTCGGGCGGCCGGCGGCACGGCGCGCAGGGCGGCTCCGGCGCGACCCGCGGCCGCTTGGGCAGCGGCTCCCCCGGCTCAGCGCCCCCGCGGCCGCACGCGTAGTCCCGCGCGGGCGCCCAGGAGCCGTCGCTCCTGGTGGCGTCGGCGGCGGGCTGCGGCTCCGGCCGCCGCGCCTTCTCCAGGCCTGCCTTGCAGGGCGGCGCTTCGGGCGGCGTGCGGGCAGGACCGGGCCCCGGAACCCCGAGGCCGGGCGGTGGCAGCGGGCGCAGCGCCTTGAGGTTGCTAGGGGCTAAAGTGCTGTCGGCGCCcgcgggcggcgggggcggcggggctcTGCTGGGCCCCTGGGTGCCGGGCGCGGGCCGCTCGGCCGGCGCGGGCTTGGGTTGCGCCGGGGCGGCCGGCCGCGGCTTGGGCCTGAAGGCACCGGGCAGCGGGGGCACGTCCTTGCCCAGCAGGGCCGGCGGGCAGCCCGTCCGCCGGCTGCGCAGCGCAGCCCTGCCCCGGCAGCTCTTGTGCGCGTCGGGGTGGTACTTGTGCTCCAGCCTCTGGTGCATCGTCAGCACCTCCGGGTAGAAGGTCTTGAAGGTGCAGAAGGGGCAGGTGCTGCTGGCGGTCACGCTCCTGCCCAGAGGCGCCCCCGCGCCCCCGTGCGGGGCGCCGAGGGACAGGTTTAGGGGCTTCTCCTGGCAGCCTGCGTCGGCCGCCCGCTTCTCCCGGGGCCCGAGCTGCGCGTGGCGGGCTGCTGTGGCCGCCTCGGTCCTGCACACCAGGGGGCTGGCCTGAGGGTCCGCGGGCGGCCTCTTCTTCAAGGCGTCCAAGTACGCGGGGCCGGGGGCCTTGCTCAGCTTCTCGGCACCGTCAGCCACTGCATCCCCGCTGAAATCCTGAGGTTCCCTGTGCACTGCCGCCAGCAGGGCGCCGCCCAGGACGCTCTGAGAGGCGGGGGCCATCCCCTTCAGTTGCTTTGCGGGTGGGCTGCCTTTAACATCTTTGGCACCGTCGaaacatcttttcaaatttttggtTTGCGCGCTGTCGGCGGTTAGGAGTGCATCTTCGGCCTCCTGGGGTCTCCCGTCGCTCTTGCCGTCTGCGGCAGCGTCCATCTGCTTGTCCTTGTGATGTCTCTCCAGGTGATACCGCAAGGAGGTCTTCTGTGCTGCAGCGTAGTCACAGAATTCACATTTGTATGGTTTTTCACCTAAAACGAGAAGTGTCACTTTACTACACACGCTTACGAAAAGCATCAACACACGACAGAGAGCAgattcttccctcttcccttgtCTGTGAATCTTCTCATCCAGAAGGTCTCATGAGTCGTGGGGTTATGACTCTTTCTAccccaaatatttgaaaatgtgaaCATGTgtcttccatttaaaaatttaaaagcacaccttaaaatgatctcatttaatcttcgtAATAGCCCTATGCGAGTGAATATTATCCCATCTTTACAGCTAAGAAAATGAGAGCGCGGAAAAGTTAATCTGCCTATGACTGCACAGCCAATGAGCAGAAGAGATGCAAATTCGAGTCCACATGGCCTCCCAAACCATTATGCTACAGCTGCTTCCACAACCTAAGGAAAAGATGACTGAGAATTCtccggtggttcagtggtcagGGCTTCAAGCTCTCACTGCCAAGATCACGGTTTTAATCACCTGCtggggggaactaagatcccccaagcCCGGCAGAGTGCCAGAAAGTAGCAGTAATAAACACAAACCAAAGATGATTCAGTAGTATTAACTTCCTTCTAAAGCATAATAAAGccgtgacatttaaaaatattagagatTTCAATAAGATGGGAGTGAGGATAAAGGAATCAGGCATTAAACAAGAGACCAACTTCGCAAGAAGACAGCTGAAGTTACAATGAGCCTAAAGGAAGCAAGGCGACAGCTGCAGACCAACAGGCTACAGGTCTGCTCCTGAGCTGCCCCGAGCATCCAGAAGAGCATCTGGACAACAGCAAAAACCAGACTCAGGGCTGCATCGCAGTCCTGAGCCGATACATGCAGTGAACAAGCGTAAGGGGTGCCTTACCTGTATGCGTTCTGAGATGAATATTGAGGTAATAATTTGAACGGAAAAACTTTCCACAATAACTACATTCTCTTGAGGATGTAAGATGCTTCATTTTCCCTCCATCATCATTTTTatcttaaaacagaaacaaaaatatccaTGTAAGAAGATAGCTCAAGGATGTGAACAGGGCAAGCTGACTTAAAGATTCTTGGTAGAACATTTTTGGAAAATCTGAAATAACTTTTATATTAGGCATTGGCTAAAAACAGCCAAGTGCTGCTTTGAGGCTGTGTGCAGCGTTAAAGCCTGTGTGcaacagttttgttttgtgaGCACAGCCGAGTTCACTGTTGACGATTCCCTTCTTCATGGCCAGTTACCACTAGAGGGCAGCAGGCACAACTTAATCTTTAAAAGTTTGGCCCTGGGCAAACACCTAGGAAAGTTTGTCAAAATTCAGCAAAGCAGATTTTGGAAAGCAGATCATATTATTCGCAAGTGCTCACATGGGCAACCTTGACGAATCACAATCTGTACCCCTCTGTCCACAATCAGGACAGTGGAGCAGACACAGGTCCCCTGAGGCAGGCCCAGGCGCTACAGTCACACCCCAGCTTGTCCAGCAGGACCCTGAGCTCCGCGTGAACCTCCTGTCACCGCTGGTCACATCACACCCATCAGTGTGGCTGAAGCAGAAGACGGGGCATCTGTAAATTCACCATAACTCATCCTTTTGCCTGGAAACCCTGGAATTTCCAACTGAAGGGCCTCTACCTGGCTCTGTCCACATTCTGAAGTCTAGATTTATAGACttcactgattttaaaaagcagcttaTAAGAAGCCTCGGTGAGCTCCCAGGTACCATAAAGACGGGAGTAAAGAGAGAATTCCCCAATGGTCCAGCAGTCAGAACTCCACACTATCATGGCCCaaggaccaggttcaatccctgatgggggaactagaatcccacaaGCCTTGGGGCATGACTTAAAAACAAGAGAGACAGGATCACATAACTTCTGTCACCCCTGAACTTCCGTGAAGACAGTATgatgctgctgctaggtcactttagtcgtgtccgactctgtgcgaccccatggaccacagcccaccaggctcctccgtccacggggttttccaggcaaagagtaccggagtgggttgccattgccttctccagaagacagTATAGCCACCTCCAAATACTGGAAGATAGCAGAAACAACCTTTGGTCTAAAAAGGTGTCACGAGGACTTAAAAAATCAACTTACGTGAATCACTATTATTAATCCAGTTTATAAAAGTTGAAAACAATAAACCATTTACTTTGCTTTTTGATCGTGAAAGTAAATCTGAAGAAAGCCAGGCTCGCAGTAGATCACAGTGAGGTCAGTCTAGGCCAGAAGGCCCATCACAGTGTGGGTTCAGGGGACCCAACCCCTCACAGAGCGCCCAGCTCTTCCTCTGACACTCACACCCAGCTCGCCAAGACTTTAGCTGAGCTTGCATGTCACAGCAGTTTACTACTTCCAGCTGTGCGTCCGGATTTATGGTGCGCTGCGTCACATCCAGAGTTACGAAATGCCTTCGCTCCAACACAAAGGGTGTGAAATGTCCTGTCTGCCTGGTTCCTGCTTCTCTCTAGCTTCACCAGTGACTCTGTTGTGCTGTCCTTTATAAAAGACTTTTATAAATAGGCAGCTGAAATCATCCTTGGGAGGTGGAAGATAAGGGTTGATGAACCAATTGTGTAAACAGGGAAATCGGGCAAAGAAAGGTTAAGCAAGACGTAACCAGACCCAACACAAGTCTTGGTGCTCCCAGCTATTATGGGCCATCCTAGCCGCCCACCGACAGGGCCCAGGTTTTCCACTCGGTCCCGCCCACGGGCAAACGCGACCGTCCACTCGGTCCTGCCCACGCCACCTACGGGCAAACGCAACCACCCACTGGGTCCTGCCCATGCCGCCTTCAGGCAAACGCAACCATCCACTCGGTCCTCCCCACACCACCCACGGGCAAGCGCGACCACCCACTCACAGCGCTCGGGCAGCGGGGTGTCTCTTTCATCACAAGCAGCAAAGCGCTGCCGCTGTTCCTAAGGAACCACTTGGAAGACTAGAAGGCTATGTTTAAAGTCATTTTTATGATGTCATCAAGGCATCTAATGCATTTTCTAGATTTCTACACCTGAAGATTATAAGCATGCCAAGTGCTACGTTTCCTGTCTCCAAGGAAACTCAAAACACGCTGAATATTTGCTATGAAAACTACCACCCTCAGCCCCATCATGTGATCAGGACAGAAACTGGGCACCGGCTTGAGAGAAGATGTATTATCCGGTCACGTTCCCACTGGGTCTCTTAAGAGACATCAACACACAGCCAACTCACCACACGAGACGCCAGCGTATGTTTAAACCGAGACCACCTCTGTAAAGGACACTATTTTCCTAGGACTGACTCCTGTTCTCATCATTCCCCGGCTGACCTGGCATGGGTTTATCAGCTGAGCTCCAGCAGCAGAATCCTCTAGTCAATAAAAGATTactaaaaggagagaaaagctgTGTGAAGAGGGGCGAGACCTGAAGCACAAGTGGGACACTCTGCCCTGGACGGTGCCCCCTGGACCGGAGAGACCCACCAACAGGCCCTCGGCGACGGCCTCCGTTTCCTCTAAGTGCCATAAGAACGCCAGAATTGTGACTAAACAGATGAGATCTTTCAATGAACTTTGATGTGTTCACTCCCTGCTGGAGTGACTGAGTTAacagcagcaccccaggcctctgccCCGCTGTGGCGCAGCACACGCGCCAGGTGAGCTAACGTGGGGCCTCTGTTAGCAAAACATGACATCGCATCACTCAGAGCAGGAAGAAACCGCGACAGGCCTTTTAAGGCCACCCTATTACAGAAAGGAGACGAAG contains these protein-coding regions:
- the ZNF217 gene encoding zinc finger protein 217 — its product is MPTQSLLVYMDGPEVIGNSLGTQMELDDAMPIKGAAAAPFRAAQEKGVVQVEGHMPLDCMFCSQTFTRAEDLSKHVLLQHRPTLCEPAVLRVEAEYLSPLDKVQVRGEPPKDKSCKESEELSCEVCGQTFRVAFDVEVHMKKHKDSFTYGCHMCGRRFKEPWFLKNHMRTHTGKSGAKSRPQPGLESPATINEVVQEPAAEGVSSPYKICMVCGFLFPNKESLIDHRKMHTKEAASGPRGPQTEAPQEGMLSPGAELLQFLNLRPASPAEIAKKPAKWIPQLDPFTTYQAWQLATKGKVAVCREVKERQQPGQEGSTDSDEPCSDKEETSKSGCPGLSQDKEKSRHPHGEVPSVDADPKLASSKEKPTHCAECGKAFRTYHQLVLHSRVHKKERRADAGSPPAAATDGRQPRTCSPELPPTLEDSGALDREAGSEDGSEDGLPDGLHLDKNDDGGKMKHLTSSRECSYCGKFFRSNYYLNIHLRTHTGEKPYKCEFCDYAAAQKTSLRYHLERHHKDKQMDAAADGKSDGRPQEAEDALLTADSAQTKNLKRCFDGAKDVKGSPPAKQLKGMAPASQSVLGGALLAAVHREPQDFSGDAVADGAEKLSKAPGPAYLDALKKRPPADPQASPLVCRTEAATAARHAQLGPREKRAADAGCQEKPLNLSLGAPHGGAGAPLGRSVTASSTCPFCTFKTFYPEVLTMHQRLEHKYHPDAHKSCRGRAALRSRRTGCPPALLGKDVPPLPGAFRPKPRPAAPAQPKPAPAERPAPGTQGPSRAPPPPPPAGADSTLAPSNLKALRPLPPPGLGVPGPGPARTPPEAPPCKAGLEKARRPEPQPAADATRSDGSWAPARDYACGRGGAEPGEPLPKRPRVAPEPPCAPCRRPPELPQYRVVRGLASLLPPECACAPPAPPARPRPAPGPAFAALLPCAPAAAAAALEGLDGYKCVLSMKLN